Part of the Thermococcus barossii genome is shown below.
GTTATAATATCACTCCTGCTAACGCTCGTAACGTTCCCCCTGTGGGTAAGGGAGTTTCCGGACATAAAGAGCCGGGTAAGGAGGCGGCACCATGGAACTCTGGGAGTATAATCTGCTCTCCATGGTAAAAAGGCGCTGGATTCCTTTAACCGTGATCTTCCTGCTTCTGGCGGCCGGTTTTGGCTACGTCTATGGCACGACCCCGGCAACGGTTACGACGAAGGCCACCGTTTCAAAGACACTGTACCACTGGTCCGGTGAAATCGCCGGAAAGGGTGTTGTGAGCCGTCCGAACCCGATATGGGATCTCGGAAAAAGGGTGGAGCTCCCGATATATCCCGTTTCCATAATGCCCGTGGCGGAGATTGCGTTGAGCTTCAACGTGAGTGGAAAGGACGTTAATCTCAAGTTTGAACGGGAGATGCGGGTGGTTTACTACATCTCCTACGACAAGGAGAGGGTGATTGAGGAAACCTACCTCTCGGTCTCCAACTCCTCAACAGGGTGGTTCTTTACGGATCACCTGCTTTTGAACGTCAGCGACGTTTTCAACCGCATAGAGATGGCAAGGAACATCCTGAAGCTTCCGAGGGAGAGCACTGGAGTAGAAGTCATTGGAAAAATAAGGTACTCCGGTACGGTTGACGGAAAGCCTGTGAAAGGGGTTCAGGAGTTCAGGGGGAGTATAAGCTTCCCCTACGAGGGGTTCTACAAAATTGAAGGTGAGTCAAAGAACGGTACCCAGACGTTCACCAAAACTGTTACCGAGACCCGGGACGTAAATCAGAGGAAGCGTGCCCTGTTCCTGTCACTGTCGGTGCTCTTTGGAGTTCTCGCAGCTGCCACCGTTCTCATAGGCTGGAAGTTTGACCCCGATGCGTACAGCGTGGAGAAGCTGATGGCCGAGAGGGAGAGGAAGAAGCTCGCCAAGTGGATAAGCTCCGGAAAGCTCCCCAAGAGCCTTCCCGCGAAGAGAATAGAACTGGCCTCTCTCACGGACCTCGTTGAAGCAGCAATAGACATGAACAAGAGGGTCATCCACGACGCCGAAAAGGGTGTATACTTTTTCCTGAACGAGGGGGTGCTCTATCACTTCCAGGAAAAGAGCGCCGAAGGGGAGGAATGAACTTCAAACGAAAGTCTTTTTTAGCATCACCGTAGGATAGGCTTAGGAGTAAGAAGGTGAGGATTATGAGCATGGATATGACGACCAGGATGTTTAAGGAGGAAGGATGGATTAGAAAGCAGTGCCCGAAGTGCGGGAAATTCTTCTGGACGCTCGACCCGGACAGAGAGACCTGCGGCGACCCGCCCTGTGACGAATATCAGTTCATAGGAAAGCCGGGCATACCGAGGAAGTACACCCTCGAAGAGATGCGCGAGAAGTTCCTGAGCTTCTTTGAAAAGCACGGCCACGGCAGGGTGAAGCGCTATCCCGTTCTGCCGCGCTGGAGAGATGATGTACTCCTCGTTGGAGCGAGCATAATGGACTTCCAGCCCTGGGTAATCAGCGGTGAAGCAGACCCGCCCGCGAACCCGCTCACGATAAGCCAGCCCTCGATAAGGTTCACAGACATAGACAACGTCGGAATCACCGGCAGGCACTTCACGATCTTCGAAATGATGGCCCACCACGCCTTCAACTACCCCGGCAAGCCGATTTACTGGATGGACGAGACGGTAGAGCTCGCCTTCGAGTTCTTCACCAAGGAGCTGGGCATGAAGGGTGAGGACATAACCTTCAAGGAGAACCCCTGGGCCGGTGGGGGAAACGCCGGGCCGGCCTTCGAGGTGCTCTACCGCGGTTTAGAGGTTGCCACGCTCGTTTTTATGCAGTACAAGAAGGCCCCGGAGAACGCCGACCCGAGCCAGGTGGTGGAGATAAAGGGCGACTACTACGTCCCGATGGAGACCCGCGTTGTTGACACCGGCTACGGCCTTGAGAGGCTCGTATGGATGAGCCAGGGCACTCCAACGGCCTACGACGCCGTCCTCGGCTACGTGGTCGAGCCGCTCAAGAAGATGGCCGGAGTTGAAAAGATAGACGAGAGAATCCTTATGGAGAACTCCCGCTTGGCTGGAATGTTCGACATCGAGGACATGGGCGACCTTCGCTATCTTCGCGAGCAGGTTGCAAAGCGCGTCGGCATAAGCGTTGAGGAGCTTGAGAAGGCGATCAGGCCCTACGAGCTGATCTACGCCATAGCAGACCACACGAAGGCTTTAACATTCATGCTCGCCGATGGGGTGATTCCCTCTAACGTCAAGGCCGGCTACCTGGCGAGACTTCTCATAAGGAAGAGCATAAGGCACCTCCGCGAGCTGGGCCTTGAAATACCGCTCGCTGAAATCGTCGCCATGCACATCAAGGAGCTCTCGCCGACGTTTCCGGAGTTCAAGGAGATGGAGGAGGTAATCCTCGACATCATAAGCGTCGAGGAGAAGCGCTATCATGAGACGCTCAAGCGCGGAAGCGACCTGGTGAAGCGCGAGATAGCCAAGCTCAAGAAGTCCGGCAAGGAGGAGATACCCCTCGAAAAGCTCATCCTCTTCTACGAGAGCCACGGCCTTACCCCGGAGATAGTGGCGGAAGTGGCCCGGGAAGAGGGGGTTAAGGTTAACATCCCCGACAACTTCTACACCCTCGTCGCCAGGGATGCCGAGAAGACCGCGAAGGAAGAGGCCGCCAAGTACGTCGTTGACTTCGAACTCGTCAAGGACCTTCCAGAGACTAGGACGCTCTACTACGAGGACCCGTTCATGAGGGAGTTCGATGCCGAGGTGCTCAGGGTTATAGAGGACTGGGTGGTTTTGAACCAGACGGCCTTCTACCCTGAGGGCGGCGGCCAGCCCTACGACACCGGCGTTCTTGTGGTTGATGGGGAGGAAGTCAAGGTTACTGAAGTTCAGAAGGTCGGGAAGGTCATACTCCACAGGGTTGAGAGGCCGGGGCCCTTCAAGCCCGGAGCTAAGGTTCACGGGAGGCTCGACTGGGAGAGGAGGATACAGCACATGCGTCACCACACCGGAACCCACGTCCTCATGGGCGCTCTAGTCAGGGTTCTCGGAAAGCACGTCTGGCAGGCCGGCAGTCAGCTCCACACCGACTGGGCGAGGCTCGACATAAGCCACTACAAGCGCATCACCGAGGAGGAGCTCAGGGAGATTGAGAGGCTCGCTAACCGCGTCGTCATGGAGAACAGGAAGGTAACGTGGGAGTGGCTGCCGAGGACGGAGGCGGAGATGAAGTACGGCTTCAGGCTCTACCAGGGTGGTGTCGTTCCGGGAAGGGTCATCAGGGTTCTCAAGATAGAGGGCTGGGACGTACAGGCCTGCGGTGGAACGCACCTGCCGAGCACAGGTTTAATCGGCCCGATTAAAATCCTCAGAACGGAGCGCATACAGGACGGCGTTGAGAGGATTATCTTCGCCGCTGGAGAAGCTGCAATTAACTGGATGCAGGAGACGGAAAGACTTCTCAAAAAGACGGCAGAAATCTTCCGCGTGCCGCCGGAGAAGGTTCCTGAAACGGCGGAGAGGTTCTTCAACGAGTGGAAGGAAGCTAAGAAGGAGGTAGAGAAGCTCAGGAAGGAGCTGGCGAAGCTCCTCGTCTACGAGCTTGAGGGCAAAGCTGAGAAGGTCAGCGAGGTGGAGTTCATCGGCGCGGTCGTTGAAGGGACCATGGACGACCTCCGCGAGGCAGCAAACAGGCTCAGGAAGGAAAAGCGCGTAGTAGTTCTCATAAGCAGGGAGGGGCACTTCGTCGTTGCAGTGGGCGATGGCCTCGACCTCAAGGCTGGAGAGCTCGCGAAGGTGATAACAAGCGTTGCCGGCGGTGGTGGCGGCGGAAGGAAGGAACTGGCGCAGGGCAGGATAAAGAACCCGCTGAAGGCGGAAGAGGCTATAGCCGAGGTGAAGAAGAGCCTCGGCTGATTCAAAAACTTTTTGGGTGGTTGAAATCAGGGTGAAGGCCCTAACCAGGGAAGCAGCTGAAATAGCCGGTAGAATGGGATTCACCGCCATTCAAGAGTACAGAACCGCAGACGGAACGAGGATAGACCTTGCGATACTGAACGGAGGGCAGAAGCTCCTCGCCATAGAGTTCGAGAACTCCTACAAGTGGATTCGCCAGAGACTCCTTTACAACATCGTCAAGGCTTCCCGTGCAGGATTTTCGGAGCTATGGGTGGTGTATCCGTTTCAGACACCTCCCCTCGGCTGGATAAAGGAGTATGCACTTGAGCTCGGCGTTGAGCTGAGAGTCCTTGAGCCTGAGGAATTCAGAGAGAAAATAAAAGGCATCAAAGCCCGGTAGGTTCGTCTATGAAGAAAACCTCCAGCCCGAACCTCTCCCGCAGGAGTTCCATCAGAGCTTTAACACCGAGCGTTTCTGTCTTGTAGTGGCCCGCAACGAGGACGCTCTGGGGTAAATCAACGGCCGTCAGGTAATCCGCGTGGGTGAACTCGCCCGTGATGATGAGGTCAATCCCCTTCCGGTAGGCCTCCTCCAAAGCGAAGGCACCGGCCCCGCTCACTGCTCCAACGGTTTTGATGTTTCTCTCCCCGAACTCGTAGGTTTTTACGGTCGTGTCGAGCTTCTCGGCTATCATCTGCGCCACCTTCTCGATCGGCTGTGCCTCTTCGAACTCGCCGTAGAAGCCCACGCTCAGCCCTTTGTACTCCCCGAAGGGCCCCCTCGGCTCGAGTCCGAGGAGCTGCAACAGTCCAACGTTGTTTCCTACCTCCGGGTGGGCGTCGAGGGGCAGGTGGGCGACGTAGAGGTTCAGGCCGTTCTCTATGAGGGCCTTTAAACGCTTGTAGTGAACCCCGGTTATGTAGTTCAGACCGCCCCATATCATGCCGTGGTGGACTATCAGCATCTCCGCTCCGCTCTTGATGGCCCTTTCGATGGTTCTCAGCGTCGTATCGACGGCGAAGGCCACCCTCTCTATCTCCTCCTTACCCTCGACCTGAAGGCCGTTACTCGACTTATCCGGGAAAGCGGAGATGTTCAGGTACCCGTCGAGGAAGGTCACAAGCTCGTCGCGGTTCATTCTCCTCCCTCCAGCAGGTTTTTTATTGCCTTCTCATCCAGGGCTATAACGTTTTCCGGGACGTTTTTCAGCCTTCTAGCAATTACCATAAAGTGGCTCTCCCCCCTCCAGCCCGTCAGCTCCACCTTTTTCCTGAGTTCCTCAAAGAGTTTCTCGGCGTTTACGGCCTTTTTCCGCCACTTGCACTCCCCAAACACGGCCCTTTTCCCGCTTGCATCGAGGGCAACAACGTCGATCTCGTAGACCCGTCTCCTTCCCCCTTCCCTGTAATGCCCCCAGTGCCGTCCTATAGTTGACGGGAAAAAGGGAAGCAAACCGCTACCAACCCTCAGGAGCTCCCGGCAGATGAAGTCGAACCTTCTCCCCACGTAGTCGGGCAGTTTGTCCCGGACCTCCAACCAGAGGCTTTCCCTGTTCGCTTCGTACTCGCTCAGCCTTGGCTGGACAAAGCGGAACCAGAAGTTCAGGAAGGGGTGCTTGATGTAGAGCACACTGCCCTTTCCGAGGACGGCCCGGTCGTAATCAACGAGCCTGAAGTAGTTAACGAGCTCGTGAAGCTGTCTCGTTATTGAGGTCTCCTTCCTGTTGAGGTAGCCCGCTATCTCACCCGGCGACGTTGAGCCGTTGGCTATCGCCTCTAGGATGTCGTAGTAAACGCCGGAACGCCTTCCAAACTCCAGGGACAGGACTCTGGGCACCTCTTCCTCCAAAGGAGCTGAGTAAGTGAAAACGAGCTCCTCAATGATTTTCTCGGCGTTCTTCTCTTCGAGCCCTTCGTCCTCAATCGCCACCCAGTAGCGCGGAAAGCCTCCGAAGACAGAGTAGAGGATTAGGAAGTCGTCTAGGCCTTTTACGCCAAGCTCTCCCGCCATCTCGTAGCTTCCCCTTATGTCCAGCGGTTCGAGGCGGAGCTCCCGTTTAATCCTCCCGTAGAGAGGCTCCTTCGAGTCTTTGAAGAGCCTTTCAACCATGCCAATGGTCGAGCCGGTGAATACGAGGAGTAAGGGCCTCTCCTCGTTCTCGTCTATGAAGCGCTGGAGCGTCGGGTAAACCGCAGGCTCCACGAGGCGGAAGTCCTGAAACTCGTCGAAAGCCACTGCCCCCTCAAAGCGCTCGAAGAGAACCTCAAAGAAGTCGTCCCAGGTTTTGAGCTCCTCCCTCTTTGAGAGAATCCCCCTTTTGCGGAGAATCCCCGAGTACTCCCTCAGGAGCGACGTGGAGCTTTTCCCTCGGTTGACGAAGAAGTAGAGGTCGTTTCCGCTTAAGAACTCCCTTATAAGCCTTGTCTTTCCTACTCGTCTTAGTCCATAAACAGCAAGGGTGTAGAGCTTTCTTTTTGAGTGTTCTCGGGCCTTCGTGAGTACCTCCAGCTCCCGCTCCCTGTCTATGAAGCGCATCCTATT
Proteins encoded:
- a CDS encoding WYL domain-containing protein; translation: MVEIRVKALTREAAEIAGRMGFTAIQEYRTADGTRIDLAILNGGQKLLAIEFENSYKWIRQRLLYNIVKASRAGFSELWVVYPFQTPPLGWIKEYALELGVELRVLEPEEFREKIKGIKAR
- a CDS encoding Nif3-like dinuclear metal center hexameric protein; this encodes MNRDELVTFLDGYLNISAFPDKSSNGLQVEGKEEIERVAFAVDTTLRTIERAIKSGAEMLIVHHGMIWGGLNYITGVHYKRLKALIENGLNLYVAHLPLDAHPEVGNNVGLLQLLGLEPRGPFGEYKGLSVGFYGEFEEAQPIEKVAQMIAEKLDTTVKTYEFGERNIKTVGAVSGAGAFALEEAYRKGIDLIITGEFTHADYLTAVDLPQSVLVAGHYKTETLGVKALMELLRERFGLEVFFIDEPTGL
- a CDS encoding ATP-binding protein, which translates into the protein MRFIDRERELEVLTKAREHSKRKLYTLAVYGLRRVGKTRLIREFLSGNDLYFFVNRGKSSTSLLREYSGILRKRGILSKREELKTWDDFFEVLFERFEGAVAFDEFQDFRLVEPAVYPTLQRFIDENEERPLLLVFTGSTIGMVERLFKDSKEPLYGRIKRELRLEPLDIRGSYEMAGELGVKGLDDFLILYSVFGGFPRYWVAIEDEGLEEKNAEKIIEELVFTYSAPLEEEVPRVLSLEFGRRSGVYYDILEAIANGSTSPGEIAGYLNRKETSITRQLHELVNYFRLVDYDRAVLGKGSVLYIKHPFLNFWFRFVQPRLSEYEANRESLWLEVRDKLPDYVGRRFDFICRELLRVGSGLLPFFPSTIGRHWGHYREGGRRRVYEIDVVALDASGKRAVFGECKWRKKAVNAEKLFEELRKKVELTGWRGESHFMVIARRLKNVPENVIALDEKAIKNLLEGGE
- the alaS gene encoding alanine--tRNA ligase; the encoded protein is MSMDMTTRMFKEEGWIRKQCPKCGKFFWTLDPDRETCGDPPCDEYQFIGKPGIPRKYTLEEMREKFLSFFEKHGHGRVKRYPVLPRWRDDVLLVGASIMDFQPWVISGEADPPANPLTISQPSIRFTDIDNVGITGRHFTIFEMMAHHAFNYPGKPIYWMDETVELAFEFFTKELGMKGEDITFKENPWAGGGNAGPAFEVLYRGLEVATLVFMQYKKAPENADPSQVVEIKGDYYVPMETRVVDTGYGLERLVWMSQGTPTAYDAVLGYVVEPLKKMAGVEKIDERILMENSRLAGMFDIEDMGDLRYLREQVAKRVGISVEELEKAIRPYELIYAIADHTKALTFMLADGVIPSNVKAGYLARLLIRKSIRHLRELGLEIPLAEIVAMHIKELSPTFPEFKEMEEVILDIISVEEKRYHETLKRGSDLVKREIAKLKKSGKEEIPLEKLILFYESHGLTPEIVAEVAREEGVKVNIPDNFYTLVARDAEKTAKEEAAKYVVDFELVKDLPETRTLYYEDPFMREFDAEVLRVIEDWVVLNQTAFYPEGGGQPYDTGVLVVDGEEVKVTEVQKVGKVILHRVERPGPFKPGAKVHGRLDWERRIQHMRHHTGTHVLMGALVRVLGKHVWQAGSQLHTDWARLDISHYKRITEEELREIERLANRVVMENRKVTWEWLPRTEAEMKYGFRLYQGGVVPGRVIRVLKIEGWDVQACGGTHLPSTGLIGPIKILRTERIQDGVERIIFAAGEAAINWMQETERLLKKTAEIFRVPPEKVPETAERFFNEWKEAKKEVEKLRKELAKLLVYELEGKAEKVSEVEFIGAVVEGTMDDLREAANRLRKEKRVVVLISREGHFVVAVGDGLDLKAGELAKVITSVAGGGGGGRKELAQGRIKNPLKAEEAIAEVKKSLG
- a CDS encoding DUF5305 family protein; this translates as MELWEYNLLSMVKRRWIPLTVIFLLLAAGFGYVYGTTPATVTTKATVSKTLYHWSGEIAGKGVVSRPNPIWDLGKRVELPIYPVSIMPVAEIALSFNVSGKDVNLKFEREMRVVYYISYDKERVIEETYLSVSNSSTGWFFTDHLLLNVSDVFNRIEMARNILKLPRESTGVEVIGKIRYSGTVDGKPVKGVQEFRGSISFPYEGFYKIEGESKNGTQTFTKTVTETRDVNQRKRALFLSLSVLFGVLAAATVLIGWKFDPDAYSVEKLMAERERKKLAKWISSGKLPKSLPAKRIELASLTDLVEAAIDMNKRVIHDAEKGVYFFLNEGVLYHFQEKSAEGEE